The nucleotide sequence AAAAATAATTATTATTCTCCTCTAAGTTTTTAACTTTCTTTTAGATTACAAGCACACTTTGGTGTGCTTGTAATTATTGTTATTACCTTCCTTTTTTAGTATTTTTCTGTGCTTTAATAGGAGAGCAATTAATGGAATTAAAAGTAAACAGTAAAATACTCGATAAGATACTTTCCAAAATTATTCCGGCCGTTCCAGCAAGAACTCCAATGCCGATATTGGAGAATTTTTTGTTTGAAATAAAAGGTGGATTGCTGGTTATTTATGCAACTGACCTTGAAATTTCTCTCAAATCGTCAATAAACGTCACTGCTACTGAGAATTTAAGCTTAGTTATACCGGCAAGATTGATTTACGACGTTATACGGTCAATGGAAGATGTTCAAATAAATTTTAGTACAAACGGAAACAACAAACTAAAATTGACAACAGAAAATGGTGTTTACAATATATCCTATTCTTCTTCAGAAGATTTTCCTGAGTTGCCAACAATATCAAAGAGCAAAGAAATAATATTGAGCGGGAAAGATTTAAAAAAAGCAATTGATCAAACGTCATTTGCTATGAGTAAAGAAGATATGCGACCAGCTATGACAGGAACGTTGCTCGAATTTACTTCGGAGGGGCTTAGGTTTGTTACAACAGACGGACACCGGCTGGTAAAATTAATATATAAAAATATTAAATCTGGTTCTGAAGAACAGTACATCGTTCCCGAAAGAGCGATTTCAGTTCTGTCTAAACTTCTTGGTGAAACCGATGTAAAAATTTATCCCGGCAAATCTCATATTTCATTTATTATTGGAGATGTTGAATTCAGCTCAAGACTTATCGCAGAAAAATATCCAGCATA is from Ignavibacteriota bacterium and encodes:
- the dnaN gene encoding DNA polymerase III subunit beta gives rise to the protein MELKVNSKILDKILSKIIPAVPARTPMPILENFLFEIKGGLLVIYATDLEISLKSSINVTATENLSLVIPARLIYDVIRSMEDVQINFSTNGNNKLKLTTENGVYNISYSSSEDFPELPTISKSKEIILSGKDLKKAIDQTSFAMSKEDMRPAMTGTLLEFTSEGLRFVTTDGHRLVKLIYKNIKSGSEEQYIVPERAISVLSKLLGETDVKIYPGKSHISFIIGDVEFSSRLIAEKYPAYSSVIPLENENILKMKRHELQSTIKRMMLFSSSSSKQVKFSISKNLVVVSAEDIDLGSNAVEKIPCEYNGEQMDIGFNTQYVSDILSHVENEEVIFKLHSPTKACIIEPGKKQEGEDLMLLLMPVRLNT